One window from the genome of Candidatus Dormiibacterota bacterium encodes:
- a CDS encoding response regulator has protein sequence MIRILIVDDIPTTLDNLQKLLSFEDDIEVCGTACDGRRAIEEARRLQPDIVLMDVNMPQLDGIQATELLAQEVPGSPVIIMSVQGERDYIRRAMQAGAREFLIKPFSGDELIASIRRVHLLEQKKGNYLAKAAATSTPAGGTVTQEVRRGEVFLVFSGKGGVGKSIIASNLAIALGMETGARVALVDLDLQFGDIGVLLNLDHSRSITDLADAAASTDAEFIQDVLANGPEGVQVLLAPISPELADLVTADHLRTIMQELQRTYDFIVVDTASHLAELNLEAIELATRIIVVTALNIPAIKDTKLTLKVLESLNVEPDRILLALNRSDAHSEFNKEAVENNLRFPIALQIPHDPKAVSTSVNRGAPFVSANPEAEISRSIRELVSQLVPLEPQASSVVAAGAGERKRSRLFGFSKS, from the coding sequence ATGATCCGCATCCTCATCGTCGACGACATCCCGACGACGCTCGACAACCTCCAGAAGCTGCTGAGCTTCGAGGACGACATCGAGGTCTGCGGCACCGCGTGTGACGGCCGCCGCGCCATCGAGGAGGCGCGCCGGCTGCAGCCGGACATCGTCCTCATGGACGTCAACATGCCGCAGCTCGACGGCATCCAGGCCACCGAGCTGCTCGCCCAGGAGGTGCCCGGCTCGCCGGTCATCATCATGTCCGTCCAGGGCGAGCGCGACTACATCCGCCGCGCCATGCAGGCCGGCGCTCGCGAGTTCCTCATCAAGCCCTTCAGCGGTGACGAGCTGATCGCTTCGATCCGCCGCGTCCACCTGCTGGAGCAGAAGAAGGGCAACTACCTCGCCAAGGCCGCGGCGACGAGCACGCCGGCCGGGGGCACCGTCACCCAGGAGGTGCGCCGCGGCGAGGTCTTCCTGGTCTTCTCGGGCAAGGGCGGCGTGGGCAAGTCGATCATCGCCTCCAACCTGGCCATCGCCCTCGGCATGGAGACGGGAGCGCGGGTCGCGCTCGTCGACCTCGACCTGCAGTTCGGCGACATCGGCGTGCTCCTCAACCTCGACCACTCGCGGAGCATCACCGACCTCGCCGACGCCGCCGCCAGCACCGACGCCGAGTTCATCCAGGACGTGCTCGCGAACGGGCCCGAGGGCGTGCAGGTCCTGCTCGCCCCGATCAGCCCCGAGCTCGCCGACCTGGTCACCGCCGATCACCTGCGCACGATCATGCAGGAGCTGCAGCGCACCTACGACTTCATCGTCGTCGACACCGCGTCGCACCTCGCCGAGCTCAACCTCGAGGCCATCGAGCTGGCCACGCGGATCATCGTGGTCACCGCGCTGAACATCCCGGCGATCAAGGACACCAAGCTCACCCTCAAGGTGCTGGAGTCGCTGAACGTCGAGCCCGACCGGATCCTGCTCGCGCTCAACCGCTCCGACGCCCACTCCGAGTTCAACAAGGAGGCGGTCGAGAACAACCTCCGCTTCCCCATCGCCCTGCAGATCCCCCACGATCCCAAGGCGGTGAGCACCTCGGTGAACCGCGGTGCGCCGTTCGTCTCCGCCAACCCCGAGGCGGAGATCAGCCGCAGCATCCGCGAGCTGGTGAGCCAGCTGGTGCCGCTCGAGCCGCAGGCCAGCTCGGTCGTCGCCGCCGGAGCCGGCGAGCGCAAGCGCTCCCGCCTCTTCGGCTTCTCGAAGAGCTGA